Proteins encoded in a region of the Chryseobacterium piperi genome:
- the nhaA gene encoding Na+/H+ antiporter NhaA → MNLSIYFKKFFNNNLCSGIILIFCVVASLLIANSSLGEGLDNFIHKEIGTPLFGLKFPIHIWINDGLMAIFFLLVGLEIKRELVEGELSSFKNASLPIFAAVGGMLVPATIYALFNSGTEYSNGWGIPMATDIAFSLALISMLGSKIPNSIKIFLAALAIVDDLGAILVIAIFYTEQIHWSYLALSAGVVVLLFLLNFLKVTKIIFYIIPGLFLWYFLHHSGIHATIAGVLLALSIPTNASNVEISPLEKLEHTLHIPVSFLIMPIFALTNTNIVFHDGMVEGLASTLGLGIIGGLVLGKLIGINLFSFIAIKLKLSKLPYNSTWAHMIGVGLLAGIGFTMSIFIALLSFKERYEIQEEAKFAILIASLLSAVLGVIILSMSSKKNKLINEDEENDFEDDE, encoded by the coding sequence ATGAATTTATCTATTTATTTTAAAAAATTTTTCAACAATAACCTATGTTCAGGGATCATACTTATTTTTTGCGTAGTTGCCTCTTTATTAATTGCTAATTCATCATTAGGAGAAGGGTTAGATAATTTTATTCATAAAGAAATAGGTACCCCTCTTTTTGGGTTGAAATTTCCAATACATATATGGATCAATGATGGCTTAATGGCAATTTTCTTTCTTCTCGTAGGTTTAGAAATCAAAAGAGAATTGGTAGAAGGAGAACTATCTTCTTTCAAAAATGCATCTCTTCCTATTTTTGCTGCAGTCGGCGGGATGCTTGTCCCTGCAACCATTTATGCTCTTTTTAATTCAGGCACTGAATATAGTAACGGATGGGGAATTCCTATGGCTACTGATATTGCTTTTTCTCTTGCACTTATTTCAATGCTGGGGAGTAAAATTCCTAACTCCATTAAAATTTTTCTTGCAGCCCTCGCTATCGTTGATGATTTAGGTGCTATTCTGGTAATTGCAATTTTTTATACGGAACAGATCCATTGGTCTTATCTTGCTTTATCTGCTGGGGTTGTGGTTCTTTTGTTCCTTTTGAATTTTTTAAAAGTAACAAAAATTATATTCTATATTATTCCTGGATTATTTTTATGGTATTTCCTACACCATTCAGGAATCCATGCTACTATTGCAGGTGTATTGCTGGCTTTATCAATTCCAACCAATGCATCCAATGTGGAAATCTCTCCACTTGAAAAATTAGAACATACATTACATATTCCTGTAAGCTTTCTGATCATGCCGATATTTGCTTTAACCAATACTAATATAGTATTCCACGACGGGATGGTAGAAGGATTGGCCAGTACGCTGGGACTAGGAATTATTGGTGGATTGGTTTTAGGAAAGCTGATTGGAATCAATCTATTTTCCTTCATTGCTATAAAGTTAAAATTAAGTAAACTTCCTTATAATAGTACTTGGGCACATATGATTGGAGTAGGTTTACTTGCCGGAATCGGGTTTACGATGTCTATTTTTATTGCACTTCTTTCATTTAAAGAAAGGTATGAAATCCAGGAAGAAGCTAAATTTGCTATTTTAATAGCCTCTCTCTTATCTGCTGTTTTAGGGGTAATCATATTGAGTATGAGCTCTAAAAAGAATAAATTAATTAACGAAGATGAGGAAAACGACTTCGAAGACGATGAATAA
- a CDS encoding YihY/virulence factor BrkB family protein, with translation MSIKVPNFVLKIQEFLDGIHIPVLGISLWQMFQIYISGIFKDKIGRKAAAISWSFTISLFPFLLFLLSVLPYMPHYDKLHFYIFEVLIHNVFPSDMETDVRGYIEKSIIPNMRGISNITIVLALVFATNGTFSLINGFNENSDEKLSDVKEFILSFFITIGFITIVFLALFGVYYVEVVLKLFTPTYSISWLVNNLSKIIGFVSFPLFYFILLALFYWLGTVKIARFRQAVPGAILTTVLFVLTTYIFAIYVKDIARYNVLYGSIGSMILLMVWVNVNVYLLLFGNELNMAIRKLRIEKLLSDELQKENPGYPVRSTEPDLKSNEEYHPKK, from the coding sequence ATGAGTATAAAAGTACCTAATTTTGTCTTGAAAATTCAAGAATTCCTGGATGGCATACATATTCCTGTTTTAGGGATATCGCTCTGGCAGATGTTTCAAATCTATATTTCAGGGATTTTTAAGGATAAAATAGGGAGGAAGGCTGCCGCCATTTCATGGAGCTTTACTATAAGTCTGTTTCCGTTTTTGCTGTTTTTGCTTTCCGTATTACCTTATATGCCGCACTATGATAAACTTCATTTTTATATTTTTGAAGTTTTGATTCACAATGTTTTCCCTTCTGATATGGAAACGGATGTGAGAGGGTATATCGAAAAGAGTATTATTCCTAATATGCGGGGAATCAGTAATATAACGATTGTCCTTGCTTTGGTTTTTGCAACCAATGGAACCTTTTCCCTGATTAACGGATTCAATGAGAATTCAGATGAAAAACTCAGTGATGTTAAAGAATTTATTCTTTCTTTTTTTATTACGATTGGCTTTATTACCATTGTTTTCTTGGCGCTCTTTGGAGTATATTATGTAGAAGTTGTATTGAAGCTGTTTACCCCTACCTATAGCATTTCATGGCTGGTCAATAACCTTTCCAAAATTATTGGATTTGTATCATTTCCCCTTTTTTACTTTATACTTTTAGCCTTATTTTATTGGTTAGGAACGGTGAAAATTGCAAGGTTCAGACAGGCAGTTCCCGGAGCTATCCTCACAACAGTTTTATTTGTTCTTACTACATATATTTTTGCTATCTATGTTAAGGATATTGCCAGATATAACGTATTGTACGGATCTATTGGAAGTATGATTCTTTTGATGGTGTGGGTCAATGTAAATGTATATCTGCTTTTGTTTGGAAATGAGCTCAATATGGCTATCAGAAAGCTTAGGATTGAAAAACTATTGTCTGATGAGCTGCAGAAAGAAAATCCCGGATATCCGGTACGAAGTACAGAACCTGATTTAAAAAGTAATGAAGAGTATCATCCAAAAAAATAA
- a CDS encoding bacteriocin-like protein, whose amino-acid sequence MKNIKKLTRHDLKIVQGGLAYEVNTNYCPGENTYCCRGLCRISTYQCG is encoded by the coding sequence ATGAAAAACATCAAAAAATTAACAAGACACGATCTGAAAATTGTGCAAGGCGGACTAGCATATGAAGTAAACACCAATTATTGTCCGGGTGAAAATACCTATTGTTGCAGGGGACTGTGCAGGATAAGTACTTATCAATGTGGTTGA
- a CDS encoding TCR/Tet family MFS transporter — protein MENSKKKAAIGFIFITLLIDITGWGIIIPVVPKLIEELIHADISEAAKYGGWLGFAYAFTQFIFSPVVGNLSDKFGRRPIILISLFGFAVDYIFLALAPTIWWLFLGRIIAGITGASVTTASAYIADISTDKDRAKNFGLIGAAFGLGFIIGPVLGGVLGHYGARVPFYAAAGLCLLNFLYGYFILPESLDKDKRREFNWRRANPVGSFKFLGKHPEISGLIVALILIYIAGHAVQSNWSFFTMYKFSWTERMVGISLGVVGLLVGLVQGVLIRWTTPKLGEERSIYYGLALYAIGMLLFAFATEGWMMFVFLIPYCLGGICGPALQSVITKSVPSNEQGELQGALTSLMSATAIVGPPLMTNLFYYFTHDEAPFEFSGAPFFLAFILMAISVVITYYAFQKKEIKK, from the coding sequence ATGGAAAACTCAAAGAAAAAAGCTGCTATAGGCTTTATATTCATAACATTATTAATTGATATTACAGGTTGGGGGATTATTATTCCTGTTGTTCCCAAGCTGATTGAAGAACTCATTCATGCGGATATCAGTGAAGCTGCCAAATATGGAGGCTGGTTAGGCTTTGCCTACGCATTTACCCAATTTATATTTTCACCGGTTGTAGGAAACCTGAGTGATAAATTTGGTAGAAGACCGATTATTCTGATTTCCCTTTTTGGTTTTGCCGTTGATTATATTTTCCTGGCTCTTGCACCAACTATCTGGTGGCTCTTTTTAGGAAGAATAATAGCGGGTATAACAGGGGCCAGTGTGACAACAGCCAGTGCATATATTGCAGATATTTCTACAGATAAAGACAGGGCTAAGAATTTTGGTTTGATTGGAGCTGCTTTTGGTCTGGGATTTATTATTGGACCGGTATTGGGTGGTGTCTTGGGACATTATGGTGCCAGAGTACCTTTTTATGCAGCAGCAGGTTTGTGTCTGCTTAATTTTCTCTATGGTTATTTTATTCTGCCGGAGAGTTTGGACAAAGATAAGCGCAGAGAATTTAACTGGCGACGAGCTAATCCTGTAGGGTCATTTAAATTCTTAGGGAAACATCCTGAAATTTCAGGACTGATTGTAGCTCTTATTTTAATTTATATTGCGGGACATGCAGTGCAAAGTAACTGGAGTTTCTTTACGATGTATAAATTCAGCTGGACGGAAAGGATGGTAGGAATATCCCTTGGAGTAGTAGGATTATTGGTTGGATTGGTACAAGGAGTTTTAATCCGGTGGACGACTCCCAAGTTAGGAGAAGAGAGAAGTATTTATTATGGATTGGCATTATATGCCATCGGAATGCTATTGTTTGCTTTTGCTACAGAAGGCTGGATGATGTTTGTGTTTTTAATTCCTTATTGTTTAGGAGGTATTTGTGGGCCGGCACTTCAGTCTGTCATTACGAAAAGTGTACCTTCTAATGAGCAGGGTGAACTTCAGGGTGCGTTGACAAGTTTAATGAGTGCCACTGCTATTGTGGGACCGCCATTGATGACGAATTTATTTTATTATTTTACCCATGATGAAGCTCCTTTTGAGTTCTCTGGGGCGCCGTTCTTTTTGGCATTTATTTTAATGGCAATAAGTGTGGTTATCACTTATTATGCGTTTCAGAAAAAAGAAATTAAAAAGTAA
- a CDS encoding phosphatase PAP2 family protein, with the protein MEEIIQEDKKIFLYLNNLGDSSFDQFWMLISSTWIWVPLYIIFLYFLYKNYPLKSLAYILLFILIGTTVSDQVASIFKYGVARLRPCHDPTIDHYMRIVKCGGQFGFYSAHASNTFFLATYLSVLLKKKLKWFPYAIFVWAVVVSYSRIYLGVHFPIDILVGAFVGLLLGVIFSALAKKVIKKQTIHS; encoded by the coding sequence ATGGAAGAAATAATTCAGGAGGATAAGAAAATCTTTTTGTATCTCAATAATCTGGGAGACTCTTCTTTTGATCAGTTTTGGATGCTGATTTCCAGTACATGGATCTGGGTTCCTTTGTATATTATATTTTTGTATTTTCTATATAAAAATTATCCCTTAAAATCCTTAGCCTATATTCTTTTATTCATCCTTATCGGAACTACGGTTTCTGATCAGGTGGCAAGCATATTTAAATATGGAGTGGCAAGATTAAGGCCGTGCCATGATCCTACTATTGATCATTACATGAGGATTGTTAAATGTGGTGGCCAGTTTGGTTTTTATTCTGCTCATGCTTCCAATACTTTCTTTTTAGCAACTTATTTAAGTGTTTTATTAAAAAAGAAACTTAAATGGTTTCCTTATGCTATATTTGTGTGGGCTGTAGTAGTGTCTTACAGCCGTATATATTTAGGAGTGCATTTCCCGATAGATATTTTGGTGGGGGCGTTTGTTGGACTTTTATTGGGAGTGATTTTTTCTGCGCTCGCAAAAAAAGTAATCAAAAAACAAACTATACACTCATGA
- a CDS encoding protein translocase subunit SecDF — protein sequence MQGKGLITIVAIVLGLICLNELIPTWYASKIESQIEAANGNEKEIKRIKEDTLNLGYTKLYYSKAKDKEMKLGLDLKGGINVLLEINQRDLVNDLTNYSTNPVLIEALNKTDEVQKNSTKAYIDNFFEQFEAINKAKGTNLKLADPELFGNTNLTEIKYNTTDEQVKSIIKRRIDASVGTAFEVIRTRIDKLGAIQPNVQRVPGTARISVEMPGMKDIDKVKKMLQTSAKLQFWEVQQVPEIAPYFQTLTAMVGAKGDSMGVDKSVNFMNLLHLDKLRTNGVANIKLSDTAVVNKILNSKVGLALRPANIKYTQFMWGYKPEASDPESLVLYAIRGNINQKAPVDGAVETASISYDELGRVVVDMQMDSKGAKEWKTLTEKNVNKPVAVTLDNRVYTAPNVVNAIPNGRTQISGNFSQEEAKELVDVLGAGKLPAGAKVVQATQVGPSLGQESINAGMISFAIAFLIIIVYIIFYYGGAGVYAVIAMVINLFYIFGIMDSGDFTLTLPGIAGIVLTMAMAVDTNVIIYERTKEELFAGKNILEAYKDGFKHALSAIIDGHSTTLLTAVVLFFFGTGPIKGFALTLIIGIVMTLFTSVLLSRVMIFSRLNKGKHLSVWTPLTKNLFRNTWIDFIGKRKYAYIISAVLTVISIGSIFVNGFKYGIDFTGGRNYVVRFDKEVNAEDIEQNLVKIFKTEDGKNSSVEAKTFGNSKQLKISTDYLIDDESLKADQAVEQKLYEGLKTNLPANISLQDFKSADKEHAGIISSEKVGPTVADDIKTHGILAVVAALAGIFIYILFRFRKWQFSLGAVAALFHDAVIILGTYSLLHKYMPFNMEINQDFIAAILTVLGYSINDTVIIFDRIREYLREKKSLTLAGLFDDSISSTLGRTFNTSFTTILVILAIFIFGGDNLRGFMFAMLIGIGFGTYSSIFVASAIAYDFLKSGKEEDVHGKTTSTKEVLASK from the coding sequence ATGCAAGGAAAAGGACTTATTACAATTGTTGCTATTGTACTGGGGTTGATTTGCCTAAATGAGCTTATACCAACCTGGTACGCCAGCAAAATTGAATCGCAGATTGAAGCTGCGAACGGAAACGAGAAAGAGATCAAGCGAATAAAAGAAGATACTCTTAATCTTGGTTATACAAAGCTTTACTATTCTAAAGCAAAAGACAAAGAAATGAAACTTGGTCTTGACTTGAAAGGAGGGATCAACGTTCTTTTGGAGATCAACCAAAGAGATTTAGTGAATGATTTAACTAATTATTCTACAAATCCTGTTCTTATCGAGGCTTTAAACAAGACTGACGAAGTTCAGAAGAATTCTACAAAAGCTTATATTGATAACTTCTTCGAACAGTTTGAAGCTATCAATAAAGCAAAAGGAACCAATCTTAAACTTGCAGATCCGGAATTATTCGGAAACACGAATCTTACGGAGATTAAATATAACACAACTGATGAGCAGGTAAAGAGTATCATCAAAAGAAGAATCGACGCTTCTGTAGGTACTGCTTTCGAAGTAATCAGAACGAGAATTGATAAACTGGGAGCTATCCAGCCAAATGTTCAAAGAGTACCGGGAACAGCTAGAATTTCTGTTGAAATGCCGGGTATGAAGGATATTGATAAGGTGAAAAAAATGCTACAGACTTCTGCAAAACTTCAATTCTGGGAAGTACAGCAGGTTCCTGAAATTGCACCTTACTTCCAGACTTTGACAGCTATGGTAGGAGCAAAAGGAGATTCTATGGGAGTAGACAAGAGTGTAAACTTCATGAATCTTTTGCATTTGGATAAACTAAGAACCAATGGTGTTGCGAATATTAAGTTGTCAGATACTGCTGTTGTTAATAAGATTTTAAATAGCAAAGTAGGTTTGGCATTACGTCCGGCTAATATTAAGTATACTCAATTTATGTGGGGATACAAGCCTGAAGCAAGTGATCCTGAAAGTTTAGTTTTATATGCGATCAGAGGAAATATCAACCAAAAAGCGCCGGTAGACGGAGCCGTTGAAACAGCAAGCATCAGTTATGATGAGCTGGGAAGAGTAGTGGTTGATATGCAGATGGATTCTAAAGGGGCTAAAGAATGGAAAACATTAACTGAGAAAAACGTTAACAAACCAGTTGCTGTAACCCTTGATAACAGAGTATATACTGCGCCTAATGTAGTGAATGCTATTCCTAACGGAAGAACACAGATCTCTGGTAACTTCTCTCAGGAAGAAGCTAAAGAACTTGTTGATGTTTTAGGAGCTGGTAAATTACCTGCAGGTGCTAAGGTAGTTCAGGCTACTCAGGTAGGACCTTCTTTAGGACAGGAGTCTATCAACGCTGGGATGATCTCTTTCGCTATTGCATTTTTAATTATTATCGTTTATATCATTTTCTATTATGGTGGTGCAGGAGTATACGCTGTAATTGCAATGGTAATTAACTTATTCTATATTTTCGGAATTATGGATTCCGGAGACTTTACACTTACGCTTCCTGGTATTGCAGGTATCGTACTTACGATGGCCATGGCCGTGGATACGAACGTAATTATCTATGAAAGAACGAAGGAAGAATTATTTGCTGGAAAGAATATTTTAGAAGCTTATAAGGATGGTTTCAAGCATGCATTAAGTGCAATTATTGACGGTCACTCAACTACGTTGTTAACAGCAGTTGTTTTATTCTTCTTTGGAACAGGACCTATTAAAGGATTTGCTTTAACGTTAATCATTGGTATTGTGATGACGTTATTCACTTCAGTTCTACTTTCAAGAGTAATGATCTTCAGCAGACTGAATAAAGGAAAACACCTTTCTGTATGGACACCACTTACGAAGAACTTATTCAGAAATACCTGGATTGACTTTATTGGAAAAAGAAAATACGCTTATATTATTTCTGCTGTGCTAACGGTTATTTCTATTGGATCTATTTTTGTCAATGGATTTAAATATGGAATCGACTTTACAGGGGGTAGAAACTATGTCGTGAGATTTGATAAAGAAGTTAACGCAGAAGATATTGAACAAAACCTGGTAAAAATATTCAAAACAGAAGATGGTAAGAATTCTTCTGTGGAGGCTAAGACTTTTGGGAACTCTAAACAATTGAAAATTTCTACGGATTATCTGATTGATGATGAATCTTTAAAAGCTGACCAGGCTGTTGAGCAAAAGCTATATGAAGGATTGAAAACAAACCTTCCTGCTAATATTTCATTACAGGACTTTAAATCAGCAGACAAAGAGCACGCGGGAATTATCTCATCTGAAAAAGTAGGACCTACGGTAGCAGATGATATCAAAACCCATGGTATTCTTGCTGTTGTTGCAGCATTAGCTGGGATCTTTATCTATATCTTATTCAGATTTAGAAAATGGCAATTCTCATTGGGAGCAGTTGCAGCATTATTCCACGATGCGGTAATTATCTTGGGAACATATTCATTGCTTCACAAGTATATGCCATTCAATATGGAAATCAATCAGGACTTTATTGCGGCGATCTTAACTGTATTAGGATACTCAATCAATGATACCGTTATTATCTTTGACAGAATTAGAGAATATCTAAGAGAGAAGAAATCTTTAACATTGGCGGGGCTATTTGATGATTCTATTTCCAGTACACTGGGTAGAACATTCAATACATCATTCACAACAATCCTTGTAATCTTAGCTATTTTCATCTTTGGTGGAGATAACCTTAGAGGATTTATGTTTGCAATGTTGATCGGTATTGGTTTCGGTACTTATTCATCCATATTCGTTGCTTCGGCAATTGCATATGACTTCCTGAAATCAGGAAAAGAAGAAGATGTACATGGAAAAACTACTTCGACGAAAGAAGTACTTGCTTCAAAATAA
- a CDS encoding 23S rRNA (pseudouridine(1915)-N(3))-methyltransferase RlmH: protein MRISLLCIGKTDDKEITSLIGYYLNRLPKHWNFEITEIPDIKNAKNLSADLLKKEEAKLFMNHIDKNDLVVILDEKGKQFTSREFSQKIDTWMNSSVKKVHILIGGAYGFSEEIYSRANEKISLSKMTFTHQMIRLFIVEQLYRADQILQGKPYHND from the coding sequence ATGCGAATCAGCCTGCTTTGTATTGGGAAAACAGATGATAAGGAAATTACCTCACTAATAGGGTATTATCTAAACCGCCTTCCTAAACACTGGAATTTTGAAATTACTGAAATCCCGGATATTAAAAATGCAAAAAACCTATCTGCCGATCTTCTGAAAAAGGAAGAAGCCAAACTTTTTATGAATCACATTGATAAAAATGATCTGGTCGTTATTCTGGATGAAAAGGGAAAACAGTTTACCAGCAGGGAGTTTTCACAGAAAATTGATACATGGATGAATTCTTCGGTGAAAAAAGTACATATTTTAATTGGAGGGGCCTACGGGTTTTCTGAGGAAATATATTCCAGAGCCAATGAAAAAATATCGTTGTCTAAAATGACATTCACCCATCAGATGATTCGATTGTTTATCGTTGAGCAATTATATCGGGCAGATCAGATTTTACAGGGGAAGCCTTATCACAATGATTAA
- a CDS encoding DUF4421 family protein — translation MMKLRLISSIFLYFPLAFFSQEVRGDNEKYLEEDRKKISVVAATRYIDNSFGLYADRQTFFLKPNEAFYTEFLVRYRWLDFNISFEPKLFKINNDDDVKGKTRYFDIGFAFFLCPKIRQVINYTHIKGFYLESTQKFVKAFLEPELQDVFNDGYLQFPDSKYQSFRGETSYLWVGDKTNYRSYTNMTYKPLKNNFVLISGLFYQYNVLRDANKMIYKGREVSDPDFHTTVTKDIRVALRSGAGMQKVLKNNWYTVMELYPQVYYATLIDSKNYEFNFGLNSNMRIGYDNGKWFFGGEGQINWLNSSKVNFYSTTQWQVRVGVGVRIGSPKFVNKTFDKIENILE, via the coding sequence ATGATGAAGCTGAGATTGATCTCCAGCATTTTTTTATATTTCCCTTTAGCTTTTTTTAGTCAGGAAGTTAGAGGCGATAATGAAAAATATCTGGAAGAAGACAGAAAGAAGATTTCCGTTGTGGCAGCAACACGTTACATTGATAATTCATTTGGACTATATGCTGACCGACAGACCTTTTTTTTGAAACCTAATGAGGCCTTTTATACGGAATTTTTAGTTAGATATAGATGGCTGGATTTCAATATTTCTTTTGAACCTAAGCTGTTCAAAATAAATAACGATGATGATGTTAAAGGGAAAACAAGGTATTTTGATATAGGATTTGCCTTTTTTTTGTGTCCAAAAATAAGACAGGTTATTAATTATACCCATATTAAAGGATTCTATCTTGAAAGTACACAAAAATTTGTAAAGGCTTTTTTAGAACCAGAATTACAAGATGTATTTAATGATGGATATCTTCAGTTTCCGGATTCGAAATATCAATCCTTTAGAGGCGAAACCAGCTATCTTTGGGTTGGGGATAAAACGAATTACAGGAGTTATACCAATATGACGTATAAACCATTAAAAAATAATTTTGTGCTAATCTCAGGGCTATTCTATCAGTATAATGTATTGAGAGACGCAAATAAAATGATTTATAAAGGAAGAGAGGTGAGTGATCCTGATTTCCATACCACGGTAACCAAAGACATTAGAGTAGCTCTAAGATCAGGTGCAGGAATGCAGAAAGTATTAAAGAACAATTGGTATACTGTAATGGAACTTTATCCACAAGTTTATTATGCAACATTGATTGATAGTAAAAACTATGAATTCAATTTTGGTCTTAATTCCAATATGAGAATAGGATATGATAATGGGAAGTGGTTTTTTGGAGGTGAAGGACAGATTAATTGGCTAAACAGTTCAAAGGTTAATTTCTATTCTACAACGCAATGGCAGGTGAGAGTAGGGGTAGGAGTTAGAATTGGTTCTCCTAAATTTGTTAATAAAACTTTTGATAAAATAGAAAATATTCTAGAATAA
- a CDS encoding Sec-independent protein translocase subunit TatA/TatB: MELSIGEMALIAVAIVVLFGPDKLPQIARDLGAGVRKMRGAVEDIKTEIMKETDNPVSEIKREIEKVKDAAKDFNPVKNIEKDILTEPSSEPAKPKPSEDETYEGPVSR; encoded by the coding sequence ATGGAATTAAGCATTGGAGAAATGGCATTGATTGCAGTGGCAATCGTTGTATTATTCGGACCGGATAAACTCCCTCAAATAGCGCGTGACTTAGGTGCAGGCGTAAGGAAGATGCGTGGTGCGGTAGAAGATATTAAAACCGAAATAATGAAAGAGACAGATAATCCTGTTTCTGAAATTAAGCGTGAGATTGAGAAAGTAAAAGATGCTGCTAAAGATTTCAATCCGGTGAAAAATATCGAAAAAGATATTCTTACCGAACCTTCTTCTGAGCCCGCTAAACCAAAACCTTCTGAAGATGAAACTTACGAAGGACCTGTAAGTCGATAA
- a CDS encoding tetratricopeptide repeat protein — protein sequence MKKHLLLVTLILLSAQLYSQDAKTAEECFKKADYKCAEEQYSKLAEKEQIQKYQSEYYNNLGTAQRRLGKTTLAFKSYESALKANPMSASVYANLASINSQKGSKQKALDYVEKGLQIDPENTDMYLTRSKIYDSQGKKDLAMKDLNQILTFAPNNIFARTGLANLKKNNGDLEGALKDYNQLISEKPESLLYNGRGDLYLKMKKTKEALTDINKAISIDPKFAQSYVTKALILFETAKPKEACSNLEKAVSLGYEKPLLMEYFAKCPTK from the coding sequence ATGAAAAAACATTTATTACTGGTAACCTTAATCCTTCTTTCTGCTCAGCTTTATTCCCAGGATGCAAAAACAGCTGAAGAATGCTTTAAAAAAGCTGATTACAAATGTGCTGAAGAGCAATATTCGAAATTAGCGGAAAAAGAACAGATCCAGAAATACCAATCAGAATACTATAACAATTTAGGAACTGCCCAAAGAAGATTGGGCAAAACGACTCTTGCATTCAAGTCCTATGAATCTGCTTTAAAAGCAAACCCAATGTCAGCATCAGTATATGCTAATCTGGCTTCTATAAATAGCCAGAAAGGAAGTAAACAGAAAGCTTTGGACTATGTAGAGAAAGGCTTGCAGATTGATCCTGAAAATACAGATATGTATCTGACCCGTTCAAAGATTTATGACAGTCAGGGAAAAAAAGATCTGGCGATGAAAGATCTTAATCAGATTTTAACCTTTGCACCGAATAATATTTTTGCACGAACCGGGCTCGCCAATTTAAAAAAGAATAACGGTGATCTGGAAGGAGCTTTAAAAGATTACAATCAGCTTATTTCTGAAAAACCTGAATCACTCTTATACAACGGACGTGGAGATCTATATCTGAAAATGAAAAAGACTAAAGAAGCCTTAACAGATATCAACAAAGCTATTTCAATCGACCCAAAGTTTGCTCAATCATATGTTACAAAAGCATTGATTCTTTTTGAAACAGCTAAACCTAAAGAGGCATGCTCTAATCTGGAAAAAGCTGTAAGCCTAGGATATGAAAAGCCTTTACTAATGGAATACTTTGCTAAATGTCCTACAAAATGA